From the Garra rufa chromosome 17, GarRuf1.0, whole genome shotgun sequence genome, one window contains:
- the LOC141290195 gene encoding ras-related and estrogen-regulated growth inhibitor-like protein, translated as MVVQVKSRIRHSSKTMEGNQQKVEANILLLGAENVGKSALTVRFLTRRFIGEYGDIESIYSHTDKIDGRDICFNIWDSLCPQNGEESGYISDRQLQWADGYILVYSICDRASFNVVRQQVQCIRQAKQKLASTAQIIIVGNKRDLQHRRTVSSEEGRLLALSADCGFFEISAAETYHGVLMVFHELFELIREARALKKGPAGFKGIVRSMSAVFGRKRTE; from the exons ATGGTTGTTCAAGTGAAATCACGCATTCGCCACAGCAGCAAAACCATGGAAGGCAACCAGCAGAAAGTAGAAGCCAACATTTTGTTACTCGGAGCTGAGAACGTTGGAAAGTCTG CTCTTACCGTGCGCTTTCTAACCAGGCGGTTCATAGGAGAATATGGAGATATAG AATCAATATACAGCCATACTGACAAGATCGACGGCCGTGATATTTGTTTCAACATATGGGATTCACTTTGCCCGCAG AATGGCGAGGAGTCGGGATACATCAGCGACAGACAGCTGCAGTGGGCGGATGGCTATATCCTTGTTTACAGCATCTGTGACCGTGCCAGCTTCAACGTGGTACGGCAACAAGTGCAGTGCATACGACAAGCCAAGCAAAAACTGGCCAGCACAGCTCAGATCATCATTGTGGGAAATAAAAGAGACCTCCAGCACAGACGTACAGTATCCAGTGAGGAGGGTCGGCTGTTGGCGCTCTCTGCGGACTGTGGTTTTTTTGAGATCTCCGCTGCTGAGACGTATCACGGAGTGCTGATGGTGTTTCACGAACTCTTTGAGCTCATCCGAGAGGCGAGGGCGCTCAAGAAGGGCCCTGCAGGGTTCAAAGGTATCGTGAGGAGCATGTCGGCAGTGTTTGGAAGAAAGCGGACTGAGTAG